TAATAAATTCAATGTAATCTATATTGTAATTATGAAAAATAAATTTTTTATTCTGTTTCTTATCCTCTTCGCCTCAGCTTTCGCCAGCGATATCCCAACAAGCGCTATCGTCAAAGCATGGAAAAACCGAAATCTCTTCTCGGCAGATATAACGCAAAACTCTATCTCCCCGATAGACACACTCATCGAAACCGGCAATATAGCTATTCGCAAACCCGATGCCATTTTTAAAACCAAATCAGAGCTCATAATATTTAAATCTGGAAGGCTTTATACATATACAACCGGCTCGGATGTGGGCATGGTTTCCACTATGGAAAGTTTCGCATATGCCGATGTCTCTCTTTTAATAAGCGAACTCGAGATGAATTTCATGCTTAAATTGGCCAAAACCGATATCGGTTATAATTTAACGGGCATAAACGGAACTGGGAATATCGTCTCCTTCTCGGCCTCTCTGGATGAGCAGTTCATCCCCAAAAAAATAACATGGATTGACCTCTTTGGATATATAACCGAAATAACCTTTGAAAATATCTCCATCAAAGATAAAGGGCAAAATATTAATGTCCCAAAGGATATCGAGTTCCTAGAATAACAAAAAAGTATCTTATTGGTCTATGGATGAAAAGAAAATCGGGGCCAGCACGGGTGAATGGAAAGGTCGGGGGAGGGTTGAACCGCAAAAACCATGACGGTCCGGTGGCGAAATAGGAGTTATTATGAATTACAATATTTGGGCCATAATACCAGCCCGATATGCCTCGAAGAGACTTCCAGGTAAACCTCTTCGTGAAATCGCCGGTAAACCACTTATTTGGTGGGCATGGCGCGCCGCGACGAATTCAGGCCTATTCAATAAAGTTATAATCGCTACCGATGATGAGAGAATAGCCAAAACTTCCGAGTCCTTTGGCGCAGATTACACAATGACAAATCCCGAACATGCCTCAGGAACAGACAGAATTGCGGAGGTTATTATCTCTACTCTTCCTTCAAGTAGGCCGAGCGTCGTGCTTAATATTCAAGGGGACGAGCCTTTATTAACCCCGGGAATACTCGAGCAATTCGTGCCCAAATTCATTGAAAGCGGAAAACCGATGGGAACAATCATCACCCCAGCAAGGATGGATGAAATCGAAGATCCGGCTACAGTTAAGGTTATTACAGACTCAAACAATGACGCTTTATATTTCAGCAGAGCAAGAATACCGTTCGACCGAGATGGCATGGGAAGAGTAATATATTACAAACACATAGGTATCTACGCATTTCAAACGCCAGCTTTAATAGAATTCTCCAAAATGAAGCCCTCAAAACTCGAAACTATCGAAAAAC
The sequence above is drawn from the bacterium genome and encodes:
- the kdsB gene encoding 3-deoxy-manno-octulosonate cytidylyltransferase encodes the protein MNYNIWAIIPARYASKRLPGKPLREIAGKPLIWWAWRAATNSGLFNKVIIATDDERIAKTSESFGADYTMTNPEHASGTDRIAEVIISTLPSSRPSVVLNIQGDEPLLTPGILEQFVPKFIESGKPMGTIITPARMDEIEDPATVKVITDSNNDALYFSRARIPFDRDGMGRVIYYKHIGIYAFQTPALIEFSKMKPSKLETIEKLEQLRAIENGWKISCVEITEATNLIGVDTESDLKRAEKVILRGNIE